One genomic segment of Brassica napus cultivar Da-Ae chromosome A3, Da-Ae, whole genome shotgun sequence includes these proteins:
- the LOC106438622 gene encoding protein CURVATURE THYLAKOID 1A, chloroplastic-like, producing the protein MAMTVAASMAVMVPRVPSVSARCSAVPYLPPRSFGRSSFTVPVKLLSGNGLHKVELMKTRASSSDETSTAIGTNELFTDLKEKWDGLENKTTVIIYGGGAIVAVWLSSIVVGAINSVPLLPKVMELVGLGYTGWFVYRYLLFKSSRKELAEDIDSLKKKIAGTE; encoded by the exons ATGGCGATGACAGTAGCAGCTTCGATGGCAGTGATGGTTCCACGTGTCCCCTCCGTCTCGGCCCGCTGCTCCGCCGTTCCTTACCTTCCTCCTCGCTCTTTTGGCCGATCCTCTTTCACTGTTCCGGTGAAGCTACTTTCAG GGAATGGTTTACACAAGGTCGAATTGATGAAGACGAGAGCTTCTTCATCAGACGAGACCTCAACGGCCATTGGCACCAATGAACTCTTCACAGACTTGAAGGAAAAG TGGGATGGTCTTGAGAACAAGACAACTGTGATTATCTACGGAGGAGGAGCCATTGTTGCTGTTTGGTTATCTTCCATTGTTGTTGGTGCCATCAACTCTGTTCCTCTG CTTCCTAAGGTTATGGAACTTGTTGGTCTTGGGTACACAGGATGGTTCGTCTACAGATACCTTCTCTTCAAG TCAAGTAGAAAGGAGTTGGCTGAGGATATTGAttccttgaagaagaagatcgcTGGGACTGAATAa
- the LOC106438625 gene encoding NDR1/HIN1-like protein 6 yields the protein MEKNRDHTTSPTGNEEMEAEKFLKPVLQKPPGYREPHAPLETPNTSSRRRPPKHMIPPSFYPEKKRRWSRCRVFCCSCCITVAIVILLLVLTVSVFFLRYSPRLPVVRLASFRVTDFNFSRGKADDGLSQLTAKTTAKLDFRNPNGKLRYYYGDADVAVRVGDGDFETSLESTKVKGFLEKPGNRTVVIVPINVKGQQVDDLTVKRLRAEMKSKKLVVKVTVKTKVGLAVGRRTIVTVGISLSCGGVTLQTLDKQMAKCTITMLKWITLHS from the exons ATGGAGAAGAACAGAGACCACACAACAAGCCCTACCGGCAACGAAGAGATGGAAGCGGAGAAGTTTCTAAAACCGGTGCTTCAGAAACCACCTGGCTACCGTGAGCCTCACGCGCCTCTTGAAACTCCTAACACATCATCACGTCGCCGGCCGCCTAAGCATATGATCCCGCCGTCTTTTTACCCGGAGAAGAAGCGACGATGGAGTCGTTGCCGCGTCTTTTGCTGCAGCTGCTGCATCACCGTCGCAATCGTCATCCTCCTCTTGGTCCTCACCGTCTCCGTCTTCTTCCTTAGGTACAGCCCGAGACTCCCCGTCGTACGCCTCGCCTCCTTCCGCGTCACCGACTTCAACTTTTCCCGCGGGAAAGCCGACGACGGATTATCACAGTTAACGGCGAAGACCACGGCGAAGCTTGACTTCAGAAACCCGAACGGGAAGCTAAGGTACTACTACGGAGACGCTGACGTGGCGGTGAGAGTAGGAGACGGCGATTTCGAGACGAGCTTAGAGTCAACGAAAGTCAAAGGCTTTCTGGAGAAGCCGGGGAATCGGACGGTTGTGATCGTTCCGATCAACGTGAAGGGACAACAGGTGGATGATCTGACGGTTAAGAGGCTTCGAGCGGAGATGAAGAGTAAGAAGTTGGTGGTGAAGGTGACAGTTAAGACGAAGGTGGGGTTGGCTGTGGGAAGGCGTACGATTGTTACAGTGGGGATTAGTCTCAGTTGCGGTGGCGTTACATTACAGACGCTTGATAAACAGATGGCTAAATGCACCATCACAATGCTTAAATG GATTACATTGCACTCATAG
- the LOC106438627 gene encoding uncharacterized protein LOC106438627: MRSRGDQVDVRSDAGSSKETTNSRHGSQRSGKSQDLVEPNSNPIEYTERERAELLRRLDSIKDHLLRGGVGGAVNENQQLLRPVHVRAPSHSPAPSYYHHHQRPYPYPPQPQGYHHHQDPFRRPPSFQGYPGGQYADVVDPHSYFPATPSRYGDMMPPYSPVSSHQRLYTTPVHTYHNSLSFPSSMSSPGPRGGGYARWPSDLDSEMGGGGAFPRGYVKKAVSESDDARRCHPLAGGAPFIACRSCFELLYLPKKKLLAQERLHKLQCGACSEVISFTVVDKKLVFSSGNEGTTANTVVVEEPVQEVKNQGDTIRSESQRSDDEERSSVSSEQQQKEVKSVRRRAKDSKASEPAAPPPESASLLELFEHSNVNRAALAYGMAELGYIKPDKQEVFMKQDSVKPESIVATETEVSYNGYTNTTEISEDSNGREDKNRTRNPNEDGGKSIEVWVNGHLIPEDLVSSAEKLAGPIQAGKYWYDYRAGFWGVMGKPCLGIIPPFIEEFSHPMPDSCAAGNTEVYVNGRELHKRDLELLVGRGLPRDKNRSYILDITGRILDGDSGEELKSLGRLAPTIQKTKHGFGMRVPRSLAS; encoded by the exons ATGAGGTCACGAGGTGACCAAGTAGATGTTCGATCAGATGCTGGCTCgtcaaaagaaacaacaaattCACGACATGGGTCTCAGAGATCCGGCAAAAGCCAAGACCTTGTTGAACCAAACAGCAACCCAATTGAGTACACAGAGCGAGAACGAGCTGAGCTTCTTAGAAGGTTAGACTCAATCAAAGACCATCTCCTTCGTGGTGGTGTTGGTGGTGCAGTTAACGAGAATCAGCAGTTACTCAGACCAGTTCATGTCCGTGCTCCTAGTCATAGTCCTGCACCTTCTTATTACCACCACCACCAACGTCCTTATCCTTACCCTCCTCAACCTCAAggctatcatcatcatcaagacCCTTTTAGAAGACCACCTTCATTTCAAGGCTACCCTGGAGGTCAATATGCTGATGTAGTTGACCCGCATTCGTACTTTCCAGCTACTCCTAGTAGATACGGTGACATGATGCCTCCTTACAGCCCTGTTTCTTCTCACCAGAGACTCTACACTACACCTGTTCACACCTACCACAACAGTCTTAGTTTCCCTTCTTCCATGAGCTCTCCTGGTCCTCGCGGTGGTGGTTACGCTAGGTGGCCTAGTGATCTTGACTCTGAGATGGGCGGTGGTGGTGCTTTCCCTCGTGGGTATGTTAAGAAAGCTGTTTCGGAGAGTGATGATGCTCGTCGTTGCCATCCTCTTGCTGGTGGTGCTCCTTTTATTGCTTGTCGTAGTTGCTTTGAGTTGTTGTACTTGCCTAAGAAGAAGCTTCTGGCTCAGGAGAGGCTGCATAAGCTTCAATGTGGTGCTTGCTCTGAGGTTATTAGTTTCACAGTCGTCGATAAGAAACTTGTTTTCTCTTCTGGTAATGAAGGAACCACAGCGAACACAGTTGTGGTTGAAGAACCTGTACAAGAAGTAAAGAATCAAGGGGACACCATCAGGTCTGAATCTCAACGCTCAGATGATGAAGAGAGATCGAGTGTCTCTAGTGAACAACAACAGAAAGAGGTCAAGTCTGTTCGTAGACGAGCTAAAGACTCAAAAGCTTCAGAACCTGCTGCTCCTCCTCCTGAGAGTGCAAGTCTTCTTGAACTTTTTGAGCATTCTAATGTAAACAGAGCTGCACTCGCTTATGGGATGGCAGAGTTGGGTTATATCAAGCCAGATAAGCAAGAAGTTTTCATGAAACAAGACTCGGTAAAGCCTGAATCAATAGTAGCTACAGAGACTGAGGTTTCTTACAACGGATACACTAACACAACCGAGATTTCTGAGGATTCAAACGGAAGAGAAGACAAGAACAGAACAAGAAATCCAAACGAAGATGGAGGAAAGTCAATAGAAGTTTGGGTCAATGGACATCTTATACCAGAAGATCTAGTTAGCAGTGCTGAGAAACTAGCTGGACCAATCCAAGCTGGAAAGTATTG GTATGACTACAGAGCTGGTTTCTGGGGTGTAATGGGCAAACCTTGTCTCGGTATAATACCT cCATTTATTGAGGAGTTTAGCCATCCAATGCCAGATAGTTGCGCTGCAGGAAACACAGAAGTGTATGTGAATGGAAGAGAGCTTCACAAGAGAGACTTGGAGTTACTAGTGGGTCGTGGTCTTCCTCGTGACAAGAACCGTTCTTACATCCTTGATATCACAGGAAGAATCCTTGATGGAGACTCAGGGGAAGAACTTAAAAGCCTTGGCAGATTAGCCCCAAC GATTCAGAAGACGAAGCATGGATTTGGTATGAGAGTTCCAAGGTCATTAGCTTCATGA
- the LOC106438623 gene encoding GDSL esterase/lipase At4g01130, which produces MDSVLNRRVSFSLLIVIIVMFSSYKADSKCEFKAIFNFGDSNSDTGGFWAAFPAQSGPWGMTYFKKPVGRASDGRLIVDFLAESLGVPFLSPYLQSIGSDFRHGANFATLASTVLLPNTSLFVSGISPFSLAIQLNQMKQFKVRVDEFHSSNRQGLHILPPSNIFGKSLYTFYIGQNDFTSNLASIGVDGVKQYLPQVIGQIAGTIKEIYGIGGRTFLVLNLAPVGCYPAIITGYPHTISDLDKFGCLIPVNNAVKYYNMLLDKALSETKTVLKNATVIYLDTHKILLDLFQHPKSYGMKYGIKACCGYGGRPYNFNQKLFCGTTKVIGNSSATAKACRDPKDYVSWDGIHATEAANRRISTAILDGSISYPPFALNHLCSSV; this is translated from the exons ATGGATTCTGTTCTAAACAGAAGagtatctttctctcttctaaTCGTGATCATTGTGATGTTCTCTTCGTATAAAGCTGATTCCAAATGTGAATTCAAGGCAATTTTCAATTTCGGAGACTCAAATTCTGACACTGGAGGATTTTGGGCTGCTTTTCCGGCTCAATCCGGCCCATGGGGGATGACTTATTTCAAGAAACCGGTCGGCCGTGCTTCAGACGGTCGTCTCATCGTTGATTTTTTAG CGGAATCTCTTGGAGTGCCTTTCCTTAGCCCATACTTGCAATCAATTGGATCCGATTTTCGACACGGTGCAAACTTTGCGACCTTAGCATCTACCGTTCTTTTGCCAAACACGTCTTTGTTCGTCTCCGGAATCAGTCCTTTCTCACTCGCCATTCAACTAAATCAGATGAAACAATTCAAGGTTAGAGTAGACGAGTTCCATTCCTCAAACCGACAAG GGTTGCATATTTTACCGCCCAGCAATATTTTCGGAAAATCGCTGTATACGTTTTATATCGGCCAAAACGATTTCACATCGAATTTAGCTTCCATTGGAGTGGATGGTGTAAAACAGTATCTTCCTCAAGTCATTGGCCAAATTGCTGGAACGATTAAG GAGATATATGGAATAGGGGGTCGGACATTTTTGGTATTGAATTTAGCACCGGTTGGATGTTACCCGGCGATTATAACCGGTTACCCTCATACTATTTCGGATTTGGACAAGTTCGGATGTCTCATTCCCGTAAACAACGCCGTCAAATATTACAACATGTTATTGGACAAGGCATTATCCGAGACAAAAACCGTACTGAAAAACGCTACCGTTATATACTTGGACACTCACAAGATACTGCTCGACCTCTTTCAACACCCCAAATCCTATG GTATGAAATACGGTATTAAAGCTTGTTGTGGATACGGTGGACGTCCGTACAACTTCAATCAGAAGTTATTTTGCGGCACCACAAAAGTAATCGGAAATTCTTCTGCGACGGCCAAGGCTTGCCGTGATCCGAAAGACTACGTGAGTTGGGACGGAATTCACGCTACGGAGGCTGCAAACCGCCGCATTTCGACGGCCATTCTCGATGGCTCGATATCATATCCTCCGTTTGCGCTCAACCACCTATGTTCGTCTGTTTAA
- the LOC106443767 gene encoding BTB/POZ domain-containing protein At4g01160-like produces MLILVKEYVLITFKIFPKVSLKVKMASSECIRKVRAPEKGNVEYSPYKANELLHKSYKSLLLRSFFLKKQIELFMDSNSDRGFVFCFGFAFNNVQFSDHLLRIEITNGGEITNGDSVQDRKRRRRDVNTSAVGGENEKECNPPAPRVTDLHISSPILAAQSPFFYKLFSNGMIESEQNHVTLRIEASEEAAVMELLKFMYTNSLSSVTDVPALFRVLMAADKFEVASCMQYCTRSLLNIPMTFPYASLILRLPWPLLVADSLKPLTNVAKHFLIMHFNDITKFPPEELTALPLVGIMTLLMSNDLMITSEDIVYEVVLKWAKANYSVLEERQGILNHLAPYIRFPYMTCPRLKKILTSDDFEPSVAHKLVFEALFFKAETSLAHRAAIKADSLGRRFIERSYTCRPIKTVEFEVPHRQCIVYLDLTRTECNALYPSNRIFSQKFHLGGKEFLLSPCCNKDQQNRFHHFGLFLWSQEKGSSVSVTVNYEFSSRWKPTQEFAISRKGKYKFTGVQSIGFRDVLGAPWATFIGEDSPYFINDLLHLRAQLSIRL; encoded by the exons atgttaattttggtCAAAGAGTATgtattaattacatttaaaatatttcccAAAGTTAGTCTTAAAGTCAAAATGGCATCTAGTGAATGTATAAGGAAAGTGAGGGCGCCAGAAAAAGGAAACGTGGAATACTCCCCCTATAAAGCCAATGAGCTTTTGCACAAATCTTATAAATCTCTTTTGCTCAGATCTTTCttcttaaaaaaacaaattgaactCTTTATGGATTCGAATTCCGACCgtggttttgttttttgttttggctttgcCTTCAACAATGTTCAGTTCTCCGACCATCTTCTTCGTATCGAGATCACTAATGGCGGTGAGATCACTAATGGCGATTCGGTTCAGGATCGCAAACGCAGGAGAAGAGATGTCAACACTAgcg CTGTAGGTGGTGAAAATGAGAAAGAGTGTAACCCTCCAGCTCCTAGAGTTACAGACTTACATATAAGCTCTCCCATTTTGGCAGCCCAAAGCCCATTTTTCTACAAGCTATTCTCTAATGGGATGATTGAGTCAGAGCAAAATCATGTTACTTTGAGAATCGAAGCTTCTg AGGAAGCGGCTGTAATGGAGCTATTGAAATTCATGTATACAAATTCGCTATCATCAGTCACTGACGTCCCTGCTTTGTTTCGTGTTCTAATGGCCGCAGACAAGTTTGAAGTTGCTTCGTGTATGCAGTATTGCACCCGTTCGTTGCTTAATATTCCCATGACATTTCCTTATGCGTCGTTGATTCTTCGTCTTCCTTGGCCCCTGCTAGTCGCTGATTCCCTTAAGCCTTTGACAAATGTTGCAAAGCATTTCCTCATTATGCACTTCAACGATATAACCAA GTTTCCACCAGAGGAGTTGACGGCTTTACCGTTAGTAGGTATCATGACACTACTGATGAGCAACGATCTGATGATTACGTCTGAGGACATTGTCTACGAAGTTGTCTTGAAATGGGCAAAAGCAAACTACTCGGTTCTCGAAGAACGCCAAGGGATCCTCAATCATCTCGCTCCCTACATCCGTTTCCCTTACATGACATGTCCCAGGCTCAAGAAAATCTTGACCTCAGACGACTTTGAACCTTCTGTCGCGCACAAACTAGTCTTTGAAGCTCTTTTCTTCAAAGCAGAAACATCACTGGCTCATCGAGCCGCCATAAAAGCCGACTCACTTGGCCGACGGTTTATTGAACGAAGCTACACATGCAGACCCATCAAAACTGTGGAGTTCGAGGTGCCTCACCGTCAGTGCATAGTCTACTTAGACTTGACACGCACAGAATGCAATGCTCTGTATCCATCGAATCGTATCTTCTCTCAAAAGTTTCACTTGGGAGGGAAAGAGTTCTTACTCTCACCTTGTTGCAACAAGGACCAGCAGAATAGGTTTCACCATTTTGGATTGTTTCTTTGGTCACAAGAAAAAGGGTCGTCGGTGAGTGTGACTGTGAACTACGAGTTTTCATCTAGGTGGAAGCCAACCCAGGAGTTTGCCATAAGCCGCAAAGGAAAGTATAAGTTCACCGGAGTTCAATCTATTGGATTCAGGGACGTGTTAGGGGCACCATGGGCTACTTTCATTGGTGAGGACTCCCCCTACTTCATCAATGATCTTCTTCATCTCCGAGCCCAGCTCTCTATCCGTCTTTAG
- the LOC106438624 gene encoding mitochondrial adenine nucleotide transporter ADNT1, translated as MASEDVKSTESAAVSTIVNLAEEAKLAREGVKAPSHAVLSICKSLFAGGVAGGVSRTAVAPLERMKILLQVQNPHNIKYSGTVQGLKYIWRTEGVRGLFKGNGTNCARIVPNSAVKFFSYEQASKGILYMYRQQTGNENAQLTPVLRLGAGATAGIIAMSATYPMDMVRGRLTVQTANSPYQYRGIAHALSTVLREEGPRALYRGWLPSVIGVVPYVGLNFAVYESLKDWLVKDNPFGLVENNELTIITRLSCGAIAGTVGQTIAYPLDVIRRRMQMVGWKDASSVVTGEGRSKLEYTGMVDAFRKTVRHEGFGALYKGLVPNSVKVVPSIAIAFVTYEMVKDVLGVEFRISD; from the exons ATGGCATCAGAGGATGTGAAGAGCACCGAGTCGGCAGCTGTATCAACGATCGTGAACCTGGCGGAGGAAGCGAAGTTGGCGAGAGAAGGAGTCAAAGCTCCGAGCCATGCTGTCCTCAGCATCTGCAAGTCTCTCTTCGCCGGTGGCGTCGCTGGTGGAGT GTCACGAACTGCAGTTGCACCTCTGGAAAGGATGAAGATATTGCTTCAG GTCCAAAATCCACATAACATAAAGTATAGTGGGACAGTCCAAGGATTGAAGTATATTTGGAGAACCGAGGGGGTTCGTGGACTGTTCAAAGGAAACGGCACCAACTGTGCTCGTATTGTTCCTAACTCGGCTGTCAAATTTTTCAGCTATGAGCAAGCTTCAAA GGGTATACTGTACATGTATCGTCAGCAGACAGGAAATG AGAATGCACAACTCACTCCTGTTTTACGGCTTGGAGCTGGTGCAACTGCTGGAATAATAGCCATGTCTGCCACATACCCAATGGATATGGTTCGTGGAAGGCTAACTGTCCAG ACTGCAAATTCTCCTTATCAATATAGAGGAATTGCACATGCTTTATCAACTGTCCTGAGAGAGGAAGGTCCAAGGGCCCTGTACCGTGGTTGGCTTCCATCAGTGATTGGAGTT GTTCCATATGTGGGCTTGAACTTTGCGGTCTATGAGTCCCTTAAGGACTGGCTAGTCAAAGACAATCCGTTCGGACTAGTGGAGAACAATGAGCTGACCATCATAACGAGACTCTCGTGCGGTGCTATAGCTGGAACTGTTGGTCAAACAATTGCATATCCACTGGATGTGATTCGTAGGAGAATGCAAATGGTTGGGTGGAAAGATGCTTCCTCTGTTGTTACAGGCGAGGGGAGAAGCAAGCTTGAATACACCGGCATggttgatgcatttaggaagaCAGTTCGACATGAAGGCTTTGGAGCTTTGTACAAGGGTTTGGTCCCCAACTCAGTGAAG GTTGTACCATCAATTGCGATTGCATTTGTGACATATGAGATGGTGAAAGATGTTTTAGGAGTGGAGTTTAGGATATCAGACTAA